From Nymphaea colorata isolate Beijing-Zhang1983 chromosome 6, ASM883128v2, whole genome shotgun sequence, a single genomic window includes:
- the LOC116256446 gene encoding transcription factor TCP24-like: MEAEVTLSHAAKRSRNNVKALPNEVRQQTATTEEDDDIDEEEDEGGGTGGEDEEEGEDGEEDTKPSSSSWQLQQQSMQLQMQHPQPSRIFRVSRASGGKDRHSKVLTAKGLRDRRVRLSVSTAIQFYDLQDRLGFDQPSKAVDWLIKAAADAISELPSLEGTLFDRLPSAAPDQDPAQPLPLSTRSACSSTSETSRGSVLSLSRSEIRVKARERARERAKDKVVTVATTATTTSVEEVASQKCNTQQHQPPSSSSSFTDLLMDLQNQHPGFPSKTSNKHPVSLKKPEPPPMLPPILDYFNMNAAASIFSQGKPQASLVMPSPNLVNSAQLMSSAPLSPPCNLGLVDHHPELQQFAFLQGNHVPVANSNDYNCFAAGSNRGTLQSNSSALMSQHHHHQLQKLAPPFPNNQGASPGLPFFIGQPQAIGGSQFQTGFDARLHLYYGDGCRHTDLKEEGKS, from the coding sequence ATGGAAGCGGAAGTGACGCTCTCGCACGCAGCGAAGCGATCAAGAAACAATGTCAAAGCTCTGCCAAACGAGGTGAGGCAGCAAACTGCGACCACGGAAGAAGACGACGACATcgatgaggaagaagatgaaggaggagGAACAGGAGGAGAGGatgaggaggaaggagaagacgGAGAAGAGGACACAAAGCCGTCGTCCAGCTCTTGGCAGCTGCAACAGCAATCTATGCAGCTGCAGATGCAGCATCCGCAGCCGTCCAGGATCTTTAGGGTTTCGAGGGCATCTGGGGGCAAAGACCGGCATAGCAAGGTACTGACCGCGAAGGGCCTTCGTGACCGCAGGGTGCGCCTTTCGGTGTCAACCGCTATTCAATTCTACGACCTGCAGGACAGGTTGGGTTTCGATCAGCCCAGCAAGGCTGTGGACTGGCTCATAAAAGCTGCTGCCGACGCCATATCAGAGCTTCCTTCTCTGGAAGGCACGCTCTTCGACAGGCTGCCATCCGCCGCCCCCGACCAGGACCCTGCCCAACCTCTCCCTCTGAGCACCCGATCAGCCTGCAGCAGCACCTCTGAGACAAGCAGAGGCTCCGTTTTATCACTTTCACGCTCTGAGATACGGGTGAAGGCCAGAGAGAGGGCTAGGGAGAGGGCGAAAGATAAGGTCGTCACCGTTGCCACGACCGCCACCACAACATCGGTTGAAGAGGTCGCCTCCCAGAAATGCAACACTCAGCAACACCAACCACCCTCCTCGTCTTCCTCGTTCACGGACCTCCTCATGGACCTTCAGAATCAGCACCCAGGCTTCCCGTCCAAGACCAGCAACAAGCACCCCGTCTCCCTCAAGAAGCCGGAGCCGCCGCCCATGCTTCCACCGATCCTCGACTACTTCAACATGAACGCGGCCGCGTCCATCTTCTCTCAGGGCAAACCTCAGGCCTCCTTGGTCATGCCCTCACCGAACCTCGTGAACTCGGCTCAGCTGATGAGCAGTGCTCCGTTGAGCCCGCCTTGTAACCTGGGGTTGGTGGACCATCACCCAGAGCTTCAGCAATTCGCTTTCTTGCAAGGCAACCACGTCCCTGTCGCCAACTCGAACGACTACAACTGCTTCGCTGCCGGCTCCAATAGGGGGACCCTTCAGTCCAATTCATCTGCATTGATGTCTCAGCACCACCATCACCAGCTCCAGAAGCTCGCCCCTCCGTTTCCCAACAACCAAGGAGCGTCCCCAGGGCTGCCGTTCTTCATCGGGCAACCGCAGGCAATAGGTGGGAGCCAGTTCCAAACTGGGTTCGACGCTCGTCTTCATCTGTATTACGGCGACGGATGCAGGCACACCGACCTcaaggaagaagggaaaagttGA